A window from Fragaria vesca subsp. vesca linkage group LG5, FraVesHawaii_1.0, whole genome shotgun sequence encodes these proteins:
- the LOC101297936 gene encoding uncharacterized protein LOC101297936 — MATSPFSPTEQVKPLAPSSRYSVRSHDLEEDVVASVHLKLTQRKYVHCCGLASAMFLILAVIAIVLGFTVFHVKGPKITMNGVTITNGSLTNGSNITIMVDVSIKNPNVASFRYENTSTLVYFNGTEVGEGRSPAGVAKARRTMRMNVTVDIVPAKILAVPEFNKESKAGALTFTSFTSAHGKVKVAMVKKNVVVELNCTMVYNLASGGIQAGDKCRRRVRL, encoded by the coding sequence ATGGCTACTAGTCCCTTTAGCCCGACCGAGCAAGTAAAGCCCTTAGCCCCATCATCAAGGTACAGCGTTCGCAGCCATGACTTGGAAGAAGACGTCGTCGCTTCCGTCCACCTAAAGCTCACCCAAAGAAAATACGTCCACTGCTGCGGCCTCGCCTCCGCCATGTTCTTGATCCTCGCCGTCATCGCCATCGTCCTCGGCTTCACCGTCTTCCACGTCAAGGGCCCCAAGATCACCATGAACGGTGTCACGATCACTAACGGAAGTTTAACGAACGGTTCCAACATCACTATCATGGTAGATGTGTCGATCAAAAACCCTAACGTCGCGTCGTTTAGGTATGAAAACACGTCCACTTTGGTTTACTTCAACGGGACGGAGGTCGGCGAGGGGAGGAGCCCAGCAGGGGTGGCGAAGGCGAGGAGGACGATGAGGATGAACGTGACGGTGGATATTGTTCCGGCGAAGATCTTGGCCGTGCCGGAGTTTAATAAAGAGTCTAAGGCGGGGGCGTTGACTTTTACTAGCTTTACGAGCGCTCATGGGAAGGTGAAAGTTGCTATGGTGAAGAAGAATGTTGTGGTTGAGCTGAATTGTACCATGGTGTACAATTTAGCGAGCGGAGGGATTCAGGCCGGAGATAAGTGCAGACGGCGAGTTAGACTTTAG